A single genomic interval of Stieleria maiorica harbors:
- the ribD gene encoding bifunctional diaminohydroxyphosphoribosylaminopyrimidine deaminase/5-amino-6-(5-phosphoribosylamino)uracil reductase RibD yields the protein MIPVHRDEDERWMRLALELAIGGQGHVEPNPMVGCVLVKDGSCIGRGYHQSFGGPHAEVNALRSLGTPSEAAGATAYVTLEPCCHHGKTPPCSAALIQAGVARVVVAMRDPFPKVDGGGIRQLRDAGIDVTSDVLKDDAKTLLAPYLKRVQTGVPWVIAKWAMTADGRIATVARQSQWISGPESRRHVHRLRGRVDAIVAGMGTVLADDPMLNARATAADGAESLAPRVAKRVVICRRRLPSRRSKLIRTANEIPTWLFASPRVDPVELASLQQCGAVVFPLDGDDSQAMVRQMLALLGDQDMTNVMIEGGAELLGGFWDPRTGECLVDEFHVYIGAKLFGGVSAPGPIAGEGLGPIELATKLTLHGVDRFADDVRLIYRRVE from the coding sequence ATGATACCGGTCCACCGAGACGAGGACGAACGCTGGATGCGTCTTGCCCTGGAACTAGCCATCGGAGGGCAGGGCCACGTCGAACCCAACCCGATGGTCGGCTGTGTCTTGGTCAAAGACGGCAGCTGCATCGGCCGCGGTTATCACCAATCGTTCGGCGGGCCGCACGCCGAGGTCAACGCGCTGCGATCGCTCGGGACGCCCTCGGAAGCCGCCGGTGCGACGGCCTACGTCACGCTCGAACCCTGCTGTCATCACGGCAAAACGCCCCCCTGCAGCGCAGCCTTGATTCAGGCCGGGGTGGCCCGTGTCGTCGTCGCGATGCGCGACCCTTTCCCAAAGGTCGACGGCGGCGGAATTCGTCAACTGCGTGATGCGGGGATCGACGTCACATCGGACGTCCTGAAGGACGATGCCAAGACACTGTTGGCACCGTACCTGAAACGCGTGCAAACCGGGGTCCCGTGGGTGATCGCAAAATGGGCGATGACCGCGGACGGACGCATCGCCACGGTGGCCCGGCAAAGCCAATGGATCTCGGGCCCCGAATCGAGACGCCATGTGCATCGTTTGCGCGGGCGTGTCGACGCGATCGTGGCCGGCATGGGCACCGTCCTGGCAGACGATCCGATGCTCAACGCGCGAGCGACCGCTGCCGACGGAGCGGAATCGCTGGCACCGCGCGTCGCCAAACGCGTCGTGATCTGTCGCCGCCGTTTACCCTCGCGCCGGTCCAAATTGATCCGGACGGCCAACGAAATTCCGACGTGGCTGTTCGCGTCGCCGCGCGTGGATCCGGTCGAACTTGCGTCGCTTCAGCAGTGCGGCGCCGTGGTCTTTCCACTGGATGGTGACGACTCACAGGCGATGGTTCGCCAAATGCTTGCACTGCTGGGCGATCAGGACATGACCAATGTGATGATCGAAGGCGGGGCGGAGTTGTTGGGCGGATTTTGGGACCCGCGCACGGGCGAATGCCTGGTCGACGAATTTCACGTCTACATCGGCGCCAAACTGTTCGGTGGCGTCTCGGCGCCAGGCCCCATCGCCGGAGAGGGGCTGGGCCCCATCGAGCTTGCGACCAAGTTGACTCTCCATGGCGTGGACCGTTTTGCCGATGACGTGCGTCTGATTTATCGGCGGGTGGAATAG
- a CDS encoding DUF1571 domain-containing protein yields MAPSKSRRGWVLMVPALLVGSVAIASVIRSKSDVRQDLAPTIMEELPPDAEESSPRTRQSSIAEVLQLADQALASMDESLQDYTARFIKQDRSESGALNERSEMDVKIQTRHRNETNDAPIRIYLKFHAPEATAGREVIWGKDLYEGKMAVHEVTVLLNWKILWLDPNGMLAMAGQRYPIYEIGITGLVEKLIERGKKDLDNPDVTVTITRDYEFDGRNCELIKATRSKPGGGEDDFSLAEIVYDPERLLITSYRSFGWPDPDSPDGQLPLVESYEYRDLQTNVGLTDTDFDVTNEAYTFP; encoded by the coding sequence ATGGCACCCTCTAAATCTCGACGCGGCTGGGTTCTGATGGTCCCGGCGCTCCTTGTCGGCTCGGTCGCGATCGCATCGGTGATCCGCAGCAAAAGCGATGTCCGCCAGGACCTGGCGCCGACGATCATGGAAGAACTGCCCCCGGATGCCGAGGAATCGTCTCCGCGGACCCGCCAATCGTCGATCGCGGAGGTGTTGCAGTTGGCCGACCAGGCGCTGGCGTCGATGGATGAATCGCTGCAGGATTACACGGCTCGATTCATCAAGCAGGATCGCAGTGAATCCGGCGCGTTGAACGAACGCAGCGAAATGGATGTCAAAATCCAAACCCGTCACCGCAATGAAACCAACGACGCGCCGATACGGATCTACTTGAAATTCCACGCGCCCGAAGCCACTGCGGGCCGCGAAGTGATCTGGGGCAAGGACCTGTACGAAGGCAAAATGGCCGTGCACGAAGTCACGGTGTTGCTGAACTGGAAAATCCTGTGGCTGGACCCCAACGGGATGCTCGCCATGGCCGGCCAACGCTATCCGATCTATGAAATCGGGATCACCGGCCTGGTCGAAAAATTGATCGAGCGTGGCAAGAAAGATCTGGACAATCCCGACGTCACGGTGACCATCACCCGCGACTACGAATTCGACGGACGCAATTGCGAGTTGATTAAGGCCACTCGCAGCAAACCCGGCGGCGGCGAGGATGATTTCTCATTGGCCGAGATCGTGTACGATCCCGAGCGGTTGCTGATCACCAGCTACCGCAGCTTCGGTTGGCCCGATCCGGATTCCCCCGACGGCCAGCTCCCGTTGGTCGAGTCGTATGAGTACCGGGACCTTCAAACCAACGTCGGACTGACCGACACGGACTTTGACGTCACCAACGAAGCCTACACGTTCCCGTAG